One region of Wyeomyia smithii strain HCP4-BCI-WySm-NY-G18 chromosome 3, ASM2978416v1, whole genome shotgun sequence genomic DNA includes:
- the LOC129730044 gene encoding protein ABHD11-like, with product MFPNLLKTVTFMGRHVIGRSLSSGNQLVPLELSFNVYDMVQSASHGSPVLVLHGLFGSKYNWNSLSKAFHQKTKPTRKIYSIDARNHGDSPHSEVHSYDHMVTDLVELHRKLNIKKASVIGHSMGGRAMMLLALKYPQLVDRAIIVDISPTTGLGTSNTDIPLFLQSMQLIQIGADQTIHQARKIADEQLAKIIDAKPLRDFLITNLVKSESDGSFRWRINLDALEQNFTTGVARFPDCSAMQYTGPTLFIAGGRSDYIKKSDIPTIKRLFPNSEIKVVEGAGHWVHSEKSAEFAKLVLDFLNA from the exons AtgtttccaaatttattgaaaacCGTTACATTTATGGGGCGCCACGTGATAGGCAGGTCACTTTCTAGTGGCAATCAATTGGTCCCATTGGAATTATCGTTTAATGTCTACGATATGGTTCAAAGTGCTTCGCACGGTTCCCCAGTGTTAGTTCTCCACGGATTGTTCGGTTCTAAATATAACTGGAACAGCCTTTCGAAAGCATTCCACCAAAAGACCAAACCCACTAGGAAG aTATACTCAATAGACGCTCGGAACCATGGCGATAGTCCCCACTCGGAAGTCCACTCATACGATCACATGGTCACTGATCTAGTAGAACTTCACCGGAAACTCAATATCAAGAAGGCATCAGTAATCGGTCATAGCATGGGTGGTCGAGCCATGATGTTGCTAGCCTTAAAATAT cCACAACTCGTAGACCGAGCCATTATAGTGGACATCTCTCCCACCACCGGCCTAGGAACAAGTAACACCGATATTCCACTATTTCTACAATCGATGCAACTCATTCAAATAGGTGCCGATCAAACAATCCACCAAGCACGGAAAATCGCCGATGAACAGCTGGCAAAAATCATCGACGCGAAACCTCTAAGGGACTTTCTCATAACCAATCTGGTTAAAAGTGAATCCGATGGTTCCTTTCGATGGAGAATTAATCTAGATGCCTTGGAGCAGAATTTCACGACAGGTGTTGCCCGGTTTCCCGATTGCAGTGCGATGCAGTATACTGGGCCGACTCTGTTTATCGCCGGTGGAAGGTCTGACTACATAAA GAAATCAGATATCCCTACCATCAAGCGGCTGTTTCCGAACTCAGAAATCAAGGTGGTAGAAGGAGCTGGTCATTGGGTGCACAGTGAAAAATCGGCCGAGTTTGCCAAGCTGGTTCTAGACTTTCTCAATGCCTGA
- the LOC129730961 gene encoding derlin-1, with translation MSDIQTWYKQVPIFTRLWLSATVGISLLARFGLLPPQYLILDQYPLFSKLQLWRPMTAVFFYPLNPATGFHFMLNCFFLYNYSLRLEQDHFKQKPGDYFYLLCFNWILCVIIGLLVQLPILMDPMVLSVLYVWCKMNKDVIVNFWFGTRFKAMYLPWVLLGMNLILSSGSVFSIVGILVGHAYYFLKHIYPLELGGPSLLETPAFIKRFFPDVTGGTHGFGFPPVGQRAVNPQQQQQQQQQTQGNGIFSRHSWGRGHVLGRE, from the exons ATGAGTGATATCCAAACATGGTACAAACAGGTTCCTATTTTTACCCGACTCTGGCTATCGGCAACTGTGGGTATCAGTTTGTTGGCCCGCTTCGGATTGCTTCCGCCACAGTATCTAATCCTTGATCAATATCCACTTTTTAGCAAGCTACAG CTTTGGCGTCCTATGACGGCCGTCTTTTTTTATCCTCTCAACCCAGCCACTGGTTTTCACTTTATGCTGAATTGCTTTTTCCTGTACAACTATTCCCTCCGGTTAGAACAGGATCATTTCAAACAGAAACCGGGGGATTATTTCTATCTCCTGTGCTTTAATTGGATATTATGCGTGATTATCGGTTTGCTGGTTCAATTACCG ATCCTCATGGACCCTATGGTATTGTCCGTGCTGTATGTCTGGTGCAAGATGAACAAAGACGTTATTGTTAACTTTTGGTTTGGCACTCGTTTCAAGGCGATGTATCTTCCCTGGGTTCTTTTGGGAATGAATTTGATTCTTTCGTCAGG AAGCGTTTTCTCCATTGTCGGTATTCTGGTCGGCCATGCTTATTACTTTTTGAAGCATATTTACCCATTAGAACTAGGAGGTCCGAGTTTACTTGAAACACCCGCTTTTAT CAAACGATTCTTCCCGGATGTTACGGGCGGCACGCATGGGTTTGGATTTCCTCCAGTTGGTCAGCGAGCTGTAAACccccagcagcagcaacagcaacagcagcaaacgCAAGGTAATGGAATATTTTCAAGGCATTCCTGGGGTCGCGGCCATGTGCTAGGGCGAGAGTAA